The Salvelinus fontinalis isolate EN_2023a chromosome 31, ASM2944872v1, whole genome shotgun sequence genome has a window encoding:
- the LOC129830398 gene encoding dual specificity protein phosphatase 7-like: MTNVTPSKSVEWLQGELESGGGSLLLLDCRSHELYESSHIETAINLAIPGLMLRRFKKGNIPIRTIIPNHEDKEKFVRRCNTDTVILYDECTVDWQDGATGSVLGLLLQKLWDDGCKAYYLEGGFVKFQTEYSEHCETLLDSCCPSSSPPLSVLGFGSLRISSDLSDGESDREPSSATESEESPLPNNQPAFPVQILPFLYLGCAKDSTNLDVLGQYNIKYILNVTPNLPNMFEHDGLFKYKQIPISDHWSQNLSQFFPEAISFIDEARSKQCGVLVHCLAGISRSVTVTVAYLMQRLNLSLNDAYDFVKRKKSNISPNFNFMGQLLDFERTLGLHSPCDNRSSSNEQLYFTTPTNHNVFQLDTLEST, from the exons ATGACTAATGTGACGCCAAGTAAAAGCGTAGAATGGCTGCAAGGAGAGTTGGAATCCGGGGGAGGTTCGCTCCTTTTGTTGGACTGCCGATCGCACGAACTTTATGAATCATCCCACATAGAAACGGCCATCAATTTGGCCATACCAGGGTTGATGCTGCGACGGTTCAAGAAAGGCAACATACCCATCCGAACTATCATCCCAAACCACGAAGACAAGGAGAAATTCGTTAGGCGTTGTAATACGGATACGGTGATTCTGTACGATGAGTGCACTGTGGACTGGCAGGATGGGGCCACTGGTTCGGTTCTTGGACTACTTCTTCAGAAACTCTGGGACGACGGCTGTAAAGCATATTACCTGGAAG GGGGATTTGTGAAGTTTCAGACCGAGTACTCAGAGCACTGTGAGACCCTCCTGGACAGCTGCTGTCCCAGCTCCTCTCCACCGCTGTCCGTCCTAGGCTTCGGAAGTCTCCGGATCAGTTCCGACCTCTCCGATGGCGAGTCGGACCGCGAGCCGAGCAGCGCCACCGAGTCCGAGGAGAGCCCCCTTCCCAACAACCAACCTGCCTTCCCCGTCCAGATCCTCCCCTTCCTTTACCTGGGCTGTGCCAAAGACTCCACCAACCTGGATGTGCTGGGCCAGTACAACATCAAGTACATCCTGAACGTCACGCCCAACCTCCCCAACATGTTTGAACACGACGGCCTCTTCAAGTACAAGCAGATCCCCATCTCCGACCACTGGAGTCAGAACCTGTCCCAGTTCTTTCCAGAGGCCATATCCTTCATCG ATGAGGCTCGGTCCAAGCAGTGTGGCGTCCTGGTCCACTGTCTGGCTGGCATCAGCCGCTCTGTCACTGTGACCGTGGCCTACCTGATGCAGAGGCTCAACCTGTCACTCAACGACGCCTACGACTTTGTCAAGAGGAAGAAGTCCAACATCTCCCCCAACTTCAACTTCATGGGCCAGCTGCTGGACTTCGAGAGGACACTGGGGCTGCACAGCCCGTGTGACAACCGCTCCTCGTCCAATGAGCAGCTCTACTTCACCACGCCGACCAATCACAATGTGTTCCAGCTGGACACGCTGGAGTCAACGTGA